A region of Spiribacter roseus DNA encodes the following proteins:
- a CDS encoding 3-deoxy-D-manno-octulosonic acid kinase: MGHISVRQKDDEYFISPDPASPASHSPQLFDVDALRAQGLLDGQATGRAQAYFLRAHGKHLVLRHYRRGGLPRHLSDDRFIWTGLSRSRPWRELAVMARLRALNFFVPVPFLGRVQRQTMTYTADILTERIPGARSMADRVADDASTAIWAKIGRVVRGFHDANAHHPDLNVRNILIDESHEVWLIDWDRGHLHANARLKTRSLARLKRSLDQEPGLTEAFERGWPRLLEAYESAP, translated from the coding sequence ATGGGGCATATAAGCGTCCGACAAAAGGATGATGAGTACTTTATCAGCCCAGATCCGGCCTCGCCCGCCAGCCATTCCCCTCAACTGTTCGATGTTGACGCGCTGCGGGCCCAGGGCTTGCTCGACGGTCAGGCCACCGGTCGCGCCCAGGCCTACTTCCTGCGTGCCCACGGTAAGCACCTGGTTCTCCGTCACTACCGCCGTGGCGGCCTGCCCCGTCACTTGAGCGACGACCGATTTATCTGGACGGGACTCTCGCGGAGCCGTCCGTGGCGGGAGCTGGCGGTGATGGCGCGGTTGCGAGCACTGAATTTTTTTGTGCCTGTCCCGTTCTTAGGACGCGTTCAGCGACAGACGATGACCTACACGGCGGACATCCTTACCGAACGGATCCCAGGCGCTCGGTCGATGGCCGATCGGGTGGCTGACGACGCTTCGACGGCGATTTGGGCGAAGATCGGGCGGGTGGTGCGCGGCTTTCATGATGCGAATGCGCATCACCCGGATCTGAATGTTCGCAACATACTGATCGATGAGAGCCATGAGGTCTGGTTGATCGATTGGGACCGAGGGCACCTGCATGCCAACGCTCGCCTGAAAACCCGGAGCCTGGCGCGATTGAAACGCTCGCTCGACCAAGAGCCCGGGCTGACGGAAGCGTTTGAGCGGGGCTGGCCGCGATTGCTCGAGGCCTACGAGTCAGCCCCCTGA
- a CDS encoding glycosyltransferase family 9 protein, which yields MPHYRPNPAEPLPERLCLFRLSAIGDCCNIVPVVRTLQTQLPDTQLTWVMGKVEASLLGDLDGVEVIAHDKNNGTGTLRRQLGARRFDALLLMQVALRAGRASRAVRAPLRVGFDRARARDGHGLFINRRIPASPPGHVTEGFFGFCEALGVRDRTLKWDIPIPQGAKDEVNRLVAGTPLLVISPCSSERFRNFRNWPAEHYAEVARHAALHHGLQVVLTGGHSELEHAYAERIERALAGSNNVPVPNLVNLVGRTNLKTLFALIQRATVVIAPDSGPVHMAVAAGTPAIGLYATSNPDRTGPVLGRKWVVNAYPAAVQRFLKRSVETVRWGRRVRDPDAMSLITPAMVVERLDQLMATPADERLRE from the coding sequence ATGCCCCATTACCGTCCAAACCCGGCTGAACCGCTGCCAGAACGGTTGTGTCTGTTTCGTCTCTCAGCGATTGGCGATTGCTGCAATATCGTTCCTGTTGTCCGCACGCTCCAGACCCAGCTGCCGGATACGCAGCTCACCTGGGTGATGGGCAAAGTGGAAGCCAGTCTACTGGGTGATCTGGATGGCGTGGAAGTCATTGCGCACGACAAAAACAACGGGACAGGCACATTGCGGCGCCAGCTTGGCGCCCGCAGATTCGATGCCTTGTTGCTGATGCAGGTCGCGTTGCGGGCGGGCCGGGCTTCGAGAGCTGTCCGTGCGCCGCTACGCGTGGGGTTTGATCGCGCTCGGGCGCGGGACGGTCATGGCCTTTTCATCAATCGTCGGATTCCCGCATCACCGCCCGGTCATGTCACTGAGGGGTTTTTCGGTTTCTGTGAAGCACTCGGGGTCCGAGATCGGACGCTGAAATGGGACATTCCGATCCCGCAGGGGGCGAAGGACGAGGTTAATCGGTTGGTCGCAGGGACGCCGCTGCTGGTGATCAGCCCCTGTAGCAGTGAGCGCTTTCGCAACTTCCGCAACTGGCCGGCCGAGCATTACGCCGAGGTTGCTCGGCATGCCGCCCTACACCATGGCCTGCAGGTCGTTCTCACCGGCGGGCACAGCGAGCTCGAGCACGCCTATGCAGAGCGTATCGAGCGGGCGCTGGCGGGCAGCAACAACGTGCCTGTCCCAAACCTCGTGAACCTGGTCGGTCGCACCAACCTGAAAACCCTGTTCGCCCTCATCCAGCGCGCAACGGTGGTGATTGCTCCCGACTCGGGGCCGGTGCATATGGCGGTGGCGGCGGGGACGCCGGCTATCGGGCTCTACGCGACGTCCAACCCGGATCGCACCGGACCAGTGCTGGGCCGAAAGTGGGTGGTCAACGCCTATCCGGCCGCTGTTCAGCGCTTTCTCAAGCGATCGGTTGAAACAGTCCGCTGGGGCCGGCGTGTGCGCGATCCCGATGCCATGTCGCTGATCACCCCGGCGATGGTGGTCGAGCGTCTGGATCAATTAATGGCGACGCCCGCCGATGAGCGGTTGCGCGAATGA
- a CDS encoding 3-deoxy-D-manno-octulosonic acid transferase, producing MNLAAYRLISRALSPAYRVYLWRLGRKNIAFKNGREQRWGRFGSHPPKAGVIWVHAASVGEVRAAHSLIDRLVFDGRSLYITTNTPTGLETLARRYRGTVEYGYAPVDVPGAVERFVDALSPAAAVFIELEIWPNRLDTLARRSVSVALINARLSAASLKRYQRLGALIKQSLRGLTCLCAQTEEDAQRFSELLGSDGPDNVRPDNVPVPKRHIHITGNLKFDQPVDARQAEAGIRLRAFIGEERPVWVAASIRQGESELIRQAHQMVLEAFPDALLIAVPRHPERFQWPADGADGSGEVWDRHVLNASDLNDSIALDRSTRVLLGDTMGEMTRYLSAGDLAFVGGSLVPVGGHNPLEPAALGKPILMGPFVTNCQQIDALLGRCAGRIRVETAADLAQSVTMLLRDRHFLEQTGRNAQTLIEAHRGASERTLDILERCVLPPLRTPRADH from the coding sequence ATGAACCTAGCTGCCTATCGCCTGATATCCCGAGCGCTTTCGCCGGCTTATCGCGTCTATCTGTGGCGTCTGGGGCGGAAAAATATCGCTTTTAAAAACGGTCGGGAGCAGCGCTGGGGCCGCTTTGGCAGTCACCCGCCAAAGGCCGGAGTCATCTGGGTGCATGCCGCTTCGGTGGGGGAAGTGCGGGCGGCGCACAGCCTGATTGATCGGTTGGTGTTCGACGGGCGCTCTCTCTATATCACCACCAATACGCCAACGGGGTTGGAAACCCTGGCGCGGCGCTATCGGGGGACCGTCGAGTACGGGTATGCCCCGGTGGATGTCCCCGGGGCTGTCGAGCGATTTGTGGACGCGCTTTCACCGGCGGCTGCCGTGTTTATCGAACTTGAGATCTGGCCGAATCGTCTCGATACACTTGCCCGGCGGAGCGTCTCCGTGGCGCTGATCAATGCCCGCCTGAGCGCCGCAAGTCTCAAGCGATATCAGCGACTGGGTGCCCTGATCAAGCAGTCGCTCCGGGGGCTCACCTGCCTGTGCGCACAGACCGAGGAGGACGCCCAGCGGTTCAGTGAATTACTAGGGAGTGATGGGCCGGATAACGTGCGGCCGGATAACGTGCCTGTCCCAAAGCGGCATATCCACATCACCGGCAATCTCAAGTTCGATCAGCCAGTCGATGCCCGTCAGGCGGAGGCCGGCATTCGGCTCAGGGCCTTTATAGGTGAGGAGCGCCCGGTCTGGGTGGCCGCCAGTATCCGGCAGGGAGAGTCCGAGCTAATCCGACAAGCCCATCAGATGGTGCTTGAAGCCTTTCCTGATGCGCTTTTGATCGCCGTGCCCCGCCATCCCGAGCGCTTCCAGTGGCCGGCTGATGGTGCAGACGGGTCCGGAGAAGTTTGGGACAGGCACGTTCTCAACGCATCAGATCTCAACGATTCCATCGCTCTGGACCGCTCCACGAGGGTCTTGCTCGGCGACACCATGGGTGAGATGACCCGATATCTATCCGCGGGGGATCTGGCATTTGTTGGGGGAAGTCTGGTGCCCGTCGGGGGACACAACCCGCTTGAACCCGCCGCGCTCGGTAAGCCGATCCTGATGGGGCCTTTCGTGACCAACTGCCAGCAGATCGATGCGCTGCTAGGCCGTTGCGCGGGGCGGATCAGAGTCGAGACCGCCGCCGACCTGGCCCAGTCGGTGACGATGCTGCTTCGGGACAGGCACTTTCTCGAGCAAACCGGCCGCAATGCCCAGACGCTCATCGAAGCCCACCGCGGGGCCAGTGAGCGGACGTTGGATATCCTCGAGCGGTGCGTTCTGCCGCCGCTCAGGACTCCCCGAGCAGATCATTGA
- a CDS encoding TolC family outer membrane protein, with protein sequence MRDPRQTPARTVLFAAAIFVAVPNLANAESLTSIYEQARTSDPQFQQAIADRNAREELLPQAQAGLKPDVALSSTYDAIDNRKTDDQFQQLTYGVSLTQPLYRYSQSQAVDRADAQVSQARAEFDFARQELILRVAERYFAVLDAREALDAAEANLDAIRRQLDQAEQRFEVGVIARTDVEEARARADLAQAERLQAEDDLESRREELRELTDRAPEQLDAVRAEVSLTAPEPEDPATWREQAEEENRQLAAARFAAEAAMEGVDVQRGGRLPTADLVAGYNRSRNYNNDGIERETNQLSAGVELNFPLYQGGEVSSNVREAQFRYTEAREALEETRRTVGRNAADAYRGVQTALERVRALDQARVSTRSALEATEAGFEVGTRTIVDVLNAQRELFNAERDYEQARNAYLVNTLRLRQAAGTLTEADLERVNDLLGES encoded by the coding sequence ATGCGTGACCCCAGACAGACGCCGGCGCGGACGGTCCTTTTTGCGGCGGCCATTTTTGTGGCTGTCCCGAACCTGGCGAACGCCGAGAGCCTGACGAGCATCTACGAGCAGGCGCGCACCAGCGACCCGCAGTTTCAGCAGGCAATCGCAGATCGCAACGCCAGAGAGGAGCTGCTGCCACAGGCACAGGCCGGACTGAAACCGGACGTCGCGCTGAGCTCGACCTACGATGCGATCGATAATCGGAAGACCGACGATCAGTTCCAACAGCTTACCTACGGGGTATCGCTGACCCAGCCGCTGTATCGCTACTCACAGAGCCAGGCTGTCGATCGAGCGGACGCTCAGGTCAGTCAGGCGCGGGCCGAGTTCGATTTTGCCCGGCAGGAACTTATCCTGCGCGTGGCTGAGCGCTACTTCGCAGTGCTCGACGCCCGCGAGGCGCTGGACGCGGCGGAAGCGAACCTCGACGCGATCCGACGTCAGCTCGATCAGGCCGAGCAGCGCTTCGAGGTGGGAGTGATCGCCCGCACTGATGTCGAAGAAGCCCGAGCGAGAGCCGATCTGGCCCAGGCGGAGCGGCTGCAGGCCGAAGACGATCTCGAGAGCCGGCGAGAGGAGCTGCGCGAACTCACCGACCGCGCCCCGGAACAGCTCGATGCCGTGCGGGCTGAAGTCTCGCTTACCGCTCCCGAACCCGAGGATCCGGCCACTTGGCGTGAGCAGGCCGAAGAGGAAAACCGCCAGCTGGCGGCTGCCCGGTTTGCCGCAGAGGCCGCCATGGAAGGGGTTGATGTCCAGCGCGGCGGGCGCCTGCCGACCGCCGATCTGGTGGCCGGATACAACCGCTCGCGCAACTACAACAACGATGGTATCGAGCGTGAAACCAACCAGCTGAGTGCGGGTGTTGAGCTCAACTTCCCGCTCTATCAGGGCGGCGAAGTATCCTCCAATGTCCGTGAAGCGCAGTTCCGGTATACCGAAGCGCGCGAGGCGCTGGAGGAAACGCGCCGGACAGTCGGCCGCAACGCGGCTGATGCATACCGGGGCGTTCAAACAGCGCTGGAGCGGGTGCGGGCACTTGATCAGGCCCGTGTTTCGACTCGGTCTGCGCTGGAGGCCACGGAAGCGGGTTTTGAGGTTGGTACTCGGACCATTGTCGATGTACTCAACGCGCAGCGCGAGCTGTTCAACGCCGAGCGCGATTACGAGCAGGCGCGCAACGCGTATCTGGTGAACACCCTGCGTTTACGGCAGGCCGCCGGGACGTTGACCGAAGCTGATCTCGAGCGGGTCAATGATCTGCTCGGGGAGTCCTGA
- a CDS encoding rhodanese-like domain-containing protein, translated as MLTITPRELHEQLTTKQARFVLLDVREDWETRINHLEGSMFEPMSGIDPSLAERVPADQDIVVICHHGVRSAQVAQWLEQNVHSRVFNLSGGIDAWCHSVDPDLPKY; from the coding sequence TTGCTGACGATTACACCTAGGGAATTGCACGAGCAACTGACAACGAAACAGGCACGTTTCGTGCTGCTCGATGTCCGCGAGGATTGGGAAACGCGGATCAACCACCTCGAGGGCAGTATGTTCGAGCCCATGAGCGGCATTGACCCAAGCCTTGCTGAGCGAGTCCCGGCGGACCAGGACATCGTCGTGATTTGCCACCATGGCGTCAGAAGCGCTCAAGTGGCCCAGTGGCTTGAACAAAATGTGCACTCACGAGTCTTCAACCTAAGCGGCGGGATCGACGCCTGGTGCCATTCCGTTGACCCCGATTTACCGAAATACTGA
- a CDS encoding protein-L-isoaspartate O-methyltransferase family protein, with translation MTDVNLATARDNMVEQQLRTWEILNERVLEVMHRMPRDRFTPSAFANLAYADMQVPIDHDQVMLEPKVVGRLLQALDPQPNERALEIGTGTGYLTACLGEMAADVTSVDLYPEFTELAASNLKKQAIENNRLETGDAALGWDDGRRYDVIAVTGSLPELHQGFHRSLTQGGRLCLIVGQPPIMEAVLITRVGEDQWARESLFDTSAPALVGAPVTRSFAV, from the coding sequence ATGACCGACGTCAACCTCGCAACGGCGCGAGACAACATGGTGGAGCAGCAGCTGCGCACGTGGGAAATCCTCAACGAGCGTGTGCTCGAAGTGATGCACAGGATGCCGCGCGACCGCTTCACGCCGAGTGCGTTCGCCAACCTCGCATATGCCGACATGCAGGTGCCGATCGATCATGACCAGGTGATGCTCGAGCCCAAGGTGGTCGGCCGCTTGCTGCAGGCGCTTGATCCGCAGCCGAACGAGCGGGCTCTGGAGATCGGTACTGGAACCGGGTATTTGACTGCCTGCCTCGGGGAGATGGCGGCGGATGTCACGAGTGTGGATCTCTACCCGGAATTCACCGAGCTTGCCGCTTCCAACCTGAAAAAGCAGGCGATCGAAAACAACCGCCTTGAGACCGGGGATGCAGCGCTGGGATGGGATGACGGCCGTCGCTACGATGTCATTGCGGTTACCGGCTCACTGCCGGAACTCCATCAGGGATTCCATCGCAGCCTGACCCAGGGCGGGCGATTGTGTCTGATTGTGGGACAGCCCCCCATCATGGAAGCCGTTCTGATCACGCGCGTCGGCGAGGACCAATGGGCACGTGAGAGTCTGTTTGACACAAGTGCGCCGGCGCTGGTCGGAGCCCCCGTCACACGCAGTTTCGCGGTCTGA
- a CDS encoding transposase, translating to MGQPRRNQISLEATPYYHLVSRCVRRQFLCGKDSLSGQDYSHRREWIKARLAHLVDVFAIDLCAYAVLSNHYHLVVRVNESDARALKSREVVQRWLRIFRGPAWMHEFVSAGESATPHPAMRLMIEGYRSRLMSISWFMRCLNEPIARRANHEDGVTGHFWQGRYRSQALADEGALLAAMTYVDLNPLRAGMVDRPEAGRDCSAVQRFKQAATGTDKASGPVIMPFSGTDLGMAAGDLPGEKFEYLELLDWTGRHMTKPGVPVIAAEMPPIAERLGLAARGLVEFVTGQTRYRQAVLGDAVRLPGLARQLGRRYVRGYRSAAGLFLETSDNLNASPG from the coding sequence ATGGGGCAACCACGACGCAATCAGATTTCGCTTGAGGCAACGCCTTACTATCACCTCGTTTCCCGGTGCGTGCGCCGGCAGTTCCTCTGCGGGAAAGATTCCCTCAGCGGCCAGGACTATTCGCATCGGCGCGAGTGGATCAAGGCAAGGCTTGCCCATCTGGTTGACGTGTTCGCAATTGATCTTTGCGCCTATGCGGTGCTGTCCAACCACTATCACCTCGTGGTGCGCGTCAATGAGAGTGACGCCCGAGCCCTCAAATCCCGGGAGGTCGTTCAGCGCTGGTTACGGATCTTCAGAGGACCGGCGTGGATGCACGAGTTTGTCAGCGCGGGTGAGTCCGCGACGCCTCATCCAGCGATGCGCCTGATGATCGAGGGATATCGCTCACGCCTGATGAGTATTTCGTGGTTCATGCGCTGCCTGAACGAGCCCATCGCTCGTCGCGCTAATCATGAGGATGGTGTTACAGGCCACTTCTGGCAGGGCCGCTATCGGTCTCAGGCGCTGGCGGATGAAGGGGCGCTTCTTGCCGCCATGACCTATGTCGACCTCAACCCGCTGCGTGCGGGGATGGTGGATCGCCCGGAAGCAGGGCGTGACTGTTCGGCCGTCCAACGATTCAAGCAGGCCGCCACGGGGACCGATAAGGCCTCCGGGCCAGTCATCATGCCTTTCTCCGGTACCGATCTCGGAATGGCTGCTGGTGACCTTCCCGGAGAAAAATTTGAGTATCTGGAGTTACTCGACTGGACCGGACGTCATATGACCAAACCAGGTGTCCCAGTGATTGCCGCGGAGATGCCGCCGATAGCGGAACGGCTTGGTCTCGCGGCTCGAGGTCTGGTGGAGTTCGTAACAGGTCAGACGCGCTACCGTCAGGCAGTGCTGGGGGATGCCGTCAGGCTACCAGGCCTGGCGCGGCAGCTCGGGCGCCGCTACGTCAGGGGGTATCGCAGCGCCGCCGGTCTTTTCCTTGAGACGAGCGATAACCTCAATGCGAGCCCAGGCTAG
- a CDS encoding DnaJ C-terminal domain-containing protein: protein MEYQDYYKTLGVNRDASADEIKKAYRRLARRYHPDVSEEPDAEAQFKRISEAYEALKDPEKRKLYDQLGENWQAGQDYSPPPGSQRTGSRTTSGFSSGGDFGDFSDFFESIFGRGAAGGFNDPFGEFRGQQRGPDWDRHQGASTQGRDVSAELEVDLEDAYSGATRTVSFTAAGQAQSQRRELKVKIPAGVTDGQRIRLKGQGEASPFGGENGDLLIRILIKPHRHFQLDGKDVHLVLPVAPWEAALGATVAVPTLGGKVELTIPAESQSQKRLRLKGRGMPGKTPGDQYVSLMIVNPPAKTEDAKAAFESFREAFDFDPRASLGSH from the coding sequence ATGGAGTATCAGGACTACTACAAAACCCTCGGCGTCAACCGGGATGCGTCGGCCGACGAGATCAAGAAGGCATACCGCCGGCTTGCGCGCCGATACCACCCGGACGTAAGCGAAGAGCCAGACGCGGAAGCCCAGTTCAAGCGCATATCCGAGGCATACGAAGCCCTGAAGGATCCGGAAAAGCGCAAGCTCTATGACCAGCTCGGCGAGAACTGGCAGGCAGGCCAGGACTACTCACCACCGCCGGGCAGCCAGCGCACTGGATCCAGGACAACCTCAGGATTTAGCAGCGGCGGTGACTTTGGTGACTTCAGCGACTTTTTCGAAAGTATCTTTGGCCGCGGCGCAGCGGGCGGTTTCAATGACCCCTTCGGCGAGTTCCGCGGTCAGCAGAGGGGGCCGGATTGGGACAGGCACCAAGGCGCGAGCACGCAAGGACGGGATGTCAGCGCCGAGCTCGAAGTCGACCTTGAAGATGCCTATAGCGGGGCCACCAGGACGGTCAGCTTCACAGCAGCGGGACAGGCACAATCCCAGCGCCGCGAACTCAAAGTCAAAATCCCGGCCGGCGTCACTGACGGGCAGAGGATACGCCTGAAGGGTCAGGGCGAAGCATCACCTTTTGGCGGGGAGAACGGGGACCTTCTGATCAGGATCCTGATCAAGCCCCATCGACACTTCCAGCTCGATGGCAAAGATGTCCATCTGGTGCTTCCTGTCGCACCGTGGGAGGCGGCGTTGGGCGCCACAGTCGCGGTACCGACGCTCGGCGGAAAAGTTGAGCTGACTATCCCTGCTGAAAGCCAGAGCCAGAAGCGGCTACGGCTGAAGGGACGGGGCATGCCCGGAAAAACCCCCGGTGATCAGTATGTCAGCCTCATGATCGTCAACCCGCCGGCCAAAACGGAGGATGCGAAGGCGGCTTTTGAGTCGTTCAGGGAGGCCTTTGATTTCGACCCGCGCGCTAGCCTGGGCTCGCATTGA
- the rpmB gene encoding 50S ribosomal protein L28, which produces MAKVCQVTGKRPMTGNNVSHANNKTRRRFLPNLRYHRFWLESESRWVRLRISSKGMRLIDKLGIEQVVSDLRSRGEKV; this is translated from the coding sequence ATGGCCAAAGTCTGTCAGGTCACCGGCAAGCGCCCGATGACCGGAAACAACGTCTCACACGCCAACAACAAGACGCGCCGGCGCTTCCTGCCCAACCTGCGCTATCATCGGTTCTGGCTCGAGAGCGAGAGCCGTTGGGTAAGGTTGAGGATCTCCAGTAAGGGGATGCGGCTCATCGATAAACTCGGCATCGAGCAGGTTGTATCGGATCTGCGCAGCCGCGGCGAAAAGGTCTGA
- the rpmG gene encoding 50S ribosomal protein L33 has protein sequence MRDKIKLVSTAGTGHFYTTDKNRRNTPHKLEFRKYDPVVRKHVVYKEAKIK, from the coding sequence ATGCGCGACAAGATCAAACTTGTATCGACCGCCGGCACGGGGCATTTCTACACTACCGACAAGAACCGTCGGAACACGCCCCATAAGCTTGAGTTCCGCAAGTACGACCCGGTGGTGCGCAAGCACGTGGTCTACAAGGAAGCCAAGATCAAATAA
- the mutM gene encoding bifunctional DNA-formamidopyrimidine glycosylase/DNA-(apurinic or apyrimidinic site) lyase has product MPELPEVETTRRGLEPHCVGRVIERAVVRESRLRWPVPAELATAITGARVWQLDRRGKYLIMRLDSGSAVMLHLGMSGYIRVVPPHTPPLKHDHVDFLVGSDCCLRFHDPRRFGSIHLTEEPAESHSLLRSLGPEPFDARFDGAYLYAQAGNRRLAVKAFIMDSRIVVGVGNIYATEALFRAGIHPARAAGRVSRKRFEGLAATIREVLAEAIEAGGTTLRDFSRSDGQPGYFQQSLDAYGRGGQPCRRCGRTLRTSRLGQRATVYCPGCQR; this is encoded by the coding sequence ATGCCCGAACTACCTGAAGTCGAGACGACACGTCGGGGCCTTGAGCCACACTGTGTCGGGCGGGTCATAGAACGAGCCGTTGTCCGCGAGTCGAGGCTGCGCTGGCCGGTTCCCGCCGAGTTGGCAACGGCGATCACCGGGGCTCGGGTCTGGCAGCTGGACCGTCGTGGCAAATACCTGATCATGCGGCTCGACTCAGGTAGCGCTGTGATGCTGCATCTGGGGATGTCCGGCTACATCAGAGTGGTCCCGCCGCACACCCCGCCCCTCAAGCATGACCATGTCGACTTTCTCGTGGGGAGTGACTGCTGTCTGCGGTTTCATGATCCGAGGCGCTTTGGAAGCATCCACCTGACCGAAGAGCCCGCCGAGTCACACTCACTGCTGCGCTCACTGGGGCCTGAGCCTTTTGATGCCCGGTTTGATGGCGCCTATCTTTATGCTCAGGCCGGTAACCGACGGCTGGCAGTCAAGGCATTCATCATGGACAGCCGCATCGTCGTCGGTGTCGGGAACATCTACGCGACCGAAGCCTTGTTTCGTGCGGGGATCCACCCGGCCCGTGCGGCAGGTCGGGTGTCCCGGAAGCGCTTCGAGGGCCTCGCTGCCACAATTCGGGAAGTGCTCGCCGAGGCGATCGAGGCAGGGGGCACGACCCTTCGCGACTTCAGCCGCAGCGACGGCCAGCCGGGCTATTTTCAGCAATCTCTGGACGCTTACGGACGAGGCGGACAGCCCTGCAGGCGCTGCGGACGGACGCTGCGCACAAGCCGCCTTGGCCAGCGCGCCACTGTGTACTGCCCTGGCTGTCAACGCTGA
- a CDS encoding dienelactone hydrolase family protein has protein sequence MRYILHSVTAAAVMVLIPAIAQAEIVTETVRYSHGEQAFEGYAAYNSALGSEQPTVIIIHDWDGLGDYEKARAEMLAQAGYAAFAVDLFGAGVRPQSIERRRELTNALYADRDRMRALMESGLDAADNQSAIGADTAVAIGYCFGGAAALEWARSGADLEGFVSFHGGLATPDGQTYEQVQAPLLILHGSNDQVAPMSDVADLAARLDEGSVAYDMEIYGGARHAFTDWHASERYDASADLKSWAAMMDFLGQALNANN, from the coding sequence ATGCGTTACATCCTTCATTCAGTGACTGCCGCAGCGGTGATGGTGCTGATACCCGCAATCGCTCAAGCGGAAATCGTGACCGAGACTGTTCGTTACAGTCATGGCGAGCAGGCGTTCGAGGGCTATGCGGCTTACAACAGCGCCCTTGGCAGCGAGCAACCGACAGTCATCATCATCCATGACTGGGACGGCCTTGGAGATTATGAGAAAGCGCGGGCCGAGATGCTCGCCCAGGCCGGTTACGCCGCGTTTGCGGTGGACCTGTTTGGCGCAGGTGTTCGTCCGCAGAGCATTGAGCGACGCCGCGAACTGACCAATGCCCTTTACGCCGATCGCGACCGCATGCGGGCACTCATGGAGTCAGGGCTGGATGCAGCCGATAATCAATCGGCGATCGGAGCCGACACTGCAGTGGCGATCGGTTACTGCTTTGGAGGTGCTGCGGCGCTCGAGTGGGCGCGCTCCGGCGCTGATCTAGAGGGATTTGTGTCCTTCCACGGCGGTCTGGCAACGCCCGATGGACAGACCTATGAGCAAGTCCAGGCTCCCTTGCTGATCCTCCACGGCAGCAATGACCAGGTCGCTCCCATGAGCGATGTCGCTGACCTGGCTGCAAGACTGGATGAGGGCAGTGTCGCCTATGACATGGAGATTTACGGCGGCGCACGCCATGCCTTCACCGACTGGCATGCGAGCGAGCGGTACGACGCCAGCGCCGACCTCAAGTCTTGGGCGGCGATGATGGATTTTTTGGGACAGGCACTTAACGCGAATAACTGA